In the Candidatus Dechloromonas phosphoritropha genome, GGCTGGCTGGCTGGCTGGCTGCCATGATTCCCGAGGAATACGGCGGCTCAGGCCTTGGCCTGACTGAAGCTTCGGTCATCCTGGAAGAAGTTAATCGCTGCGGTGGTAATTCCGTTGTTTGTCAAGATAGTTGTCACGTTACTTAAGCGGCCTTTTTTAGTTTGTTATCCTGTTGTCGTATTGGGTTGAGGTACACGATTGCGGGGCGATCCCAGTTTCGGATAGGGCCGCGCCAGCGCTCCGGCTTGGCGGCTTTGGCCTCAGCGTAGAGCGCTTCGCGCGCTTGCAGGACGGCAATATCGGTGCCCTGGTGTCGTTGGGCCGGGGTGACGAATTTGAGTGCCGAGTGCCGGTGCGTGGTGTTGTACCAGCGCACGAATTTCATCACCCAGTGGCGCACTTCATCAAGGGTCTTGAATCCCTTGCCTGGATAGCCGGGTCGGTACTTGAGGGTGCGGAAGAAGGCTTCCGCCTGGGCATTATCATCGGATACGCCGGGACGGCTGAAGGACGGTGCGATGCCGAGCTTCTGCAAGGTTGTCAGCATTGTGGCACCCTTCATGGGACTGCCGTTGTCAGCGTGCAGCACCAGCGGTGTCATCCCCCGGCCTTCAGCCAGACTGGCTTTACGGATGACCCCAGACGCCCGTTCGGCGGTCTCTTCCTCATACACTTCCCAACCCACTACCTTGCGCGAGAACAGGTCGAGCATCAGGTAGAGGTA is a window encoding:
- a CDS encoding IS3 family transposase, with amino-acid sequence MIGTQDRRDAVTLIDEAVASGARLFRACAELNLSSRTYRRWTEVQGEVKADQRPDAARPTPANALSKDERQHLVAVSCQPEFASLPPSQIVPMLADQGLYLASESTFYRVLKAHDLQHHRGRAAAPSHSEPKRHQASAANQVWVWDITWLPGPLAGTYFYLYLMLDLFSRKVVGWEVYEEETAERASGVIRKASLAEGRGMTPLVLHADNGSPMKGATMLTTLQKLGIAPSFSRPGVSDDNAQAEAFFRTLKYRPGYPGKGFKTLDEVRHWVMKFVRWYNTTHRHSALKFVTPAQRHQGTDIAVLQAREALYAEAKAAKPERWRGPIRNWDRPAIVYLNPIRQQDNKLKKAA